CCGGAAATGGTCGCTCCAACAGGGATTGCTCTTCCACCATGCGTAGCAGGGCAGGTGCCGATTCGCCCCAGATGAATAATGCCACCCTATCGCTTACGCCGCCGGGAGCTCAGCGAAGAGGCGGGCGGCATCCAGGCTCCGCTCCCGCAGGCGTACGTAGCCGAGTTGCACCCCCAGGGTGACGCTCTTGACCTCATCGGGATAATCCGGATCGCGCAGGATGCGATCCTGGTATTGATGCAACTGGGTCAGCAGCCTGGTGAAGTCCGGATCCCCTTCTCTGCGCCAGACCTTGGCGAGCAGGTCAATGGCCCGGGGCACCCGGTCGACAAAGTTGAGCACCTCGGCCAGGTGTTCTCGGTCCAGGCGCCGCCATGCGCCGGGGTCCAAATGGGCGGAACGGGCAAAAAGTTCTATGGCTTCCTGCTCGTCCATGCGCGGCAGTGGGTAAATCGGGATGCCAGGGCTGGCCATGTCCCGCTGGGACGTGATGAGGAGAAAGGGACGGCCGGGCGCCTGGAGGAGCCGCTCCAACAGGTCGCGCACCCCACGACCGCCATACTGGATGACATTTTCCGCCTCATCCACCAGCAGCAAGCTGCGCCGGGGTATCAGGCTGGCAAGATGGTCATTGGCCTGCCGTTCATCCCCGGGCAGTTGGTCGGCCGGGATGCCAAGGGCTGCTGCCAGCAGGGCACGCACCTCCTCTGCGCTGCGGGCCTGGTCCACGGGGATAAAATAGGCTCGCTGGGGGTCGATCCACCCCCGTTGAGCCAACCAGCGGCCCACTTCGCGTGCCAGTTCGCTCTTGCCAATGCCGCTCACACCCCTGATGAGCACAGCCCGATGGCGGTCCAGGCGGCGCAGTACCTCCAATTTTTCGGTAGCGCGGCCAATGAAGCCGACGGCCGGTTGCTGGAAGTGGGAGGAGGAAATGGCCGGCAACTCCTGGATCCGCACCGGCGAAGAGGTTGGCGGTGCTTTCAAGGTGGTGGTATGGTGGTCTGCCTCTGTGGGGAGGAGGCGAAACTTGGCCGCTTCAGTCTGTGCGCTCTCTCCCAGCCGGTCGTCGGCCAATACGGCGCTGCGGCCGGCCCGGAACGCCTGGGCCACGCTGGCGCCGGTGAAGAGCGCCCGGTAGAAGTGTTCATAAAAGCGGACAGCGGCAATTTCGTAGACAGCGGCGTCGGCTTCAATGGCGACCACGTGTTTCACACCCAGTTTGATCAGGGCCTGGGCCACTTGTTCCGAGTGACAGGCCGAAAGTACGGCCAGCTCGAATTCCGGCCTACCTGTCGGGCTCAGCACCGGTGCTAATCTGGCACCGTCCAGCAGATGAAGGCTACCCAGCCGATCTTCAAAGGCCAGCTGTGCGCCCATCTTTTCATGGGCAGATGCACCGTGGCCGATGAAATGCAGCACACGAAAGGGCGGGCGGTCCTGGCGGTTGAGGACACGCTGGACGGCGTTGGGCTCTGCCACACAGGTGACGAATTCGACATCGTAGTCGAGGTCCCTAACGGCATCGTGCAGGGCGGCCAGGTCCTCCTGTACGCTGACCGGTGCCTCATGGGGACTGCTGACGAGGAGCAGAATCGAGAGGGGGGAGCTGTCCATGTTCCATCCTTATCGTTGAGTACCCGGTTCCTGTTCAGGGTCGGTCTTGTTGCCGTCCTTTTTAATTTTGTATTGCGCTACTTCTTTGCGCTTGCCCTCGGTGATATCCTTCATCACATCCTGAAGCACATCTCGGCCAAAGTTGTTAATGATGAAGGCGGCCAGGTAGGCCTTCTTGATCTCCTCACTCCACTTCTCTTCGTTGAGGATACGGTCGATGTAGTCGCTTGCGGGTATGCCGTGGGTATCCTGTATCACGGAGGCGATGCGGGCGATGCGGGCGTGGCGCTCCAGGGTGGAGAGGTCGAGGGTGGCCGCCCTGGTGATCAGCTCCAGCCGCTGGCGCACCAGTTCGCCGTTGATCAGCTGCATGGCCAGGTCCTGGACCCGGCTGTAGATTTCTTCAAAGCGGACTGCCGCAGTCTGCTGGGCTTCGGCCGGGTCCAGGGGCTGGGCCAGCTTGATGGCGCTGTTGCGGATTACCGTGGGCCAGGCCAGTCCCACCAGAATGGCGGCGGTCCAGGTAGCGGCGGCCGGCACCAGCGCAGCCACCAGCAGGTAGATGAGGAGGGCCGCCAGGAAGTTGACACCTAGCAGTAGCCAGGCGCCTGCCATGCGCAAAGAGCGCAACGTCTCGTTCTTGAACATACCCACCAGTTCGCCCAGCCCCCACACGGCACCGATGAGGCCGGCCAGTAGCGCATTCCAGAGCTCGATCATGGGAAACCTTCCTGTCGGGGAGCACGGCACAGACGTTGAAGCGGGGTGACTGCTTTAGGACGAGCCGGTCAGGCTGCGGGTCAGATCCAGGGCCTTCTTGTAATATTCTTCGGCTGAGGCATCGTCTCCCCGTTTGGCGGCCAGGTCGCCCAGCCGTCGCAGCAGGTCGATCTCGGCCTGGCGTGGGTCGAATGGCGGTGCTGCGGAGCGGGCAGGGGCTACCTCTTCCGCCGGCTCCCGCAGTTGCTCCATGAACTCGGGGTCCCGCAGCAGGCGCACCACTTGCTCACCCTCTCGGGTCAAGGAATAGATCTCGGCACCCAGGCTGCTGCCGGTGAAAGGGCGGGCCTGGACCAGCCCCAGCTCCTGGAGGGTATGCAGGGGGGCGGCGATCTCGTCGGGGAAGAGCAGCACCCGCACCGCAATGTCCATGGCCAGGCCAGGGCCTCGATCCCGCAGGCTCTCCAGGATGGCCCGCTGGGTTCCATCCAGGCGGCGGATCAGGTCAATATAGCGCCTGTAGTCAATGGGTGGAACAGACATGGCAGTTTCTCCTCAAAGGGGCGTGGCCCA
The DNA window shown above is from Litorilinea aerophila and carries:
- a CDS encoding CHAT domain-containing protein, whose amino-acid sequence is MDSSPLSILLLVSSPHEAPVSVQEDLAALHDAVRDLDYDVEFVTCVAEPNAVQRVLNRQDRPPFRVLHFIGHGASAHEKMGAQLAFEDRLGSLHLLDGARLAPVLSPTGRPEFELAVLSACHSEQVAQALIKLGVKHVVAIEADAAVYEIAAVRFYEHFYRALFTGASVAQAFRAGRSAVLADDRLGESAQTEAAKFRLLPTEADHHTTTLKAPPTSSPVRIQELPAISSSHFQQPAVGFIGRATEKLEVLRRLDRHRAVLIRGVSGIGKSELAREVGRWLAQRGWIDPQRAYFIPVDQARSAEEVRALLAAALGIPADQLPGDERQANDHLASLIPRRSLLLVDEAENVIQYGGRGVRDLLERLLQAPGRPFLLITSQRDMASPGIPIYPLPRMDEQEAIELFARSAHLDPGAWRRLDREHLAEVLNFVDRVPRAIDLLAKVWRREGDPDFTRLLTQLHQYQDRILRDPDYPDEVKSVTLGVQLGYVRLRERSLDAARLFAELPAA
- a CDS encoding tetratricopeptide repeat protein, whose translation is MSVPPIDYRRYIDLIRRLDGTQRAILESLRDRGPGLAMDIAVRVLLFPDEIAAPLHTLQELGLVQARPFTGSSLGAEIYSLTREGEQVVRLLRDPEFMEQLREPAEEVAPARSAAPPFDPRQAEIDLLRRLGDLAAKRGDDASAEEYYKKALDLTRSLTGSS